One Camelus ferus isolate YT-003-E chromosome 21, BCGSAC_Cfer_1.0, whole genome shotgun sequence genomic region harbors:
- the SEMA6C gene encoding semaphorin-6C isoform X3, which translates to MQVSRHLDYPRWGLGGREGQRSPIPHKPSQESPPQGQHMGISPLSWFRGLEDDAVVAELGLDFQRFLTLNRTLLVAARDHVFSFDLQFQEEEEGLVPNKYLTWRSQDMENCAVRGKLTDECYNYIRVLVPWDSQTLLACGTNSFSPMCRSYGITSLQQEGEELSGQARCPFDATQSNVAVFAEGSLYSATAADFQASDAVVYRSLGPQPPLRSAKYDSKWLREPHFVHALEHGEHVYFFFREVSVEDARLGRVQFSRVARVCKRDMGGSPRALDRHWTSFLKLRLNCSVPGDSTFYFDVLQALTGPVNLYGHSAVFGVFTTQTNSIPGSAVCAFYLDDIERGFEGKFKEQRSLDGAWTPVSEDRVPSPRPGSCAGVGVAALFPSSRDLPDDVLTFIKAHPLLDPAVPPATHQPLLTLTSRALLTQVAVDGMAGPYSNTTVLFLGSNDGTVLKVLPPGGQSGGQEPILLEEIDAYSPSRCSGKRAAQTARRVIGLELDTEGHRLFVAFSGCIIYLPLSRCARHGACRRSCLASQDPYCGWDSSRGCVDIRGPGGTDVDPAGNQESMEHDDCQDGATGSQSGTGDSAYVLLGPGPSPETPSPPSDAHPRPQSSTLGAHTQGVRRDLPPASASRSVPIPLLLACVAAAFALGASVSGLLVSCACRRAHRRRSKDIETPGLPRPLSLRSLARLHGAGPEPPPPSKDGDGAQTPQLYTTFLPPPEAVPSPELACLPTPESTPELPVKHLRHAGGPWEWNQNGNNAKEDRRCARGGNAAGGPAPRVLVRPPPPGCPGQAVEVTTLEELLRYLHGPQPPRKEAESPAAAPFTSRALPPEPAPTPTPTPTPFAGSSLLPRDCAPPRRLDVPPEGKCPAPAARPALSAPAPRLGVGGSRRLPFSTHRAPPALLTRVPSGGPSRYSGGAGRHLLYLGRPEGCRGRALKRVDVEKCQVPSKPALVGPSSQQAVPNGSHFNF; encoded by the exons ATGCAAGTCTCTAGACACCTGGATTATCCTCgttgggggctgggtgggagggagg GTCAGAGGTCTCCTATCCCCCACAAACCCTCACAGGAGTCACCACCACAG GGCCAGCATATGG GTATTTCCCCATTATCCTGGTTCCGGGGCCTGGAGGATGATGCTGTGGTTGCAGAACTTGGGCTGGACTTTCAGAGATTCTTGACCTTGAACCGGACCTTGCTAGTGGCTGCCCG GGATCACGTTTTCTCCTTTGATCTTCAATTccaagaagaagaggaggggCTAGTGCCCAACAAG TATCTAACATGGaggagccaagacatggagaacTGTGCCGTGCGGGGGAAGCTGACG GACGAGTGCTACAACTACATTCGTGTCCTTGTTCCCTGGGACTCCCAGACACTCCTTGCCTGTGGAACGAACTCCTTCAGCCCTATGTGCCGCAGCTATGGG ATAACTTCGCTGCAGCAGGAGGGTGAGGAGCTGAGTGGGCAGGCTCGATGCCCCTTTGATGCCACCCAGTCCAATGTGGCCGTCTTTGCAG AGGGCAGCCTGTACTCAGCCACAGCTGCGGATTTCCAGGCCAGTGATGCTGTGGTTTACAGAAGCCTTGGGCCTCAGCCCCCACTCCGCTCCGCCAAGTACGACTCCAAGTGGCTCCGAG AGCCACACTTTGTCCATGCTTTGGAGCATGGAGAACATGTCTACTTCTTCTTCCGAGAGGTGTCTGTGGAGGACGCCCGCCTAGGGAGG GTGCAGTTCTCACGTGTGGCCCGTGTGTGTAAGCGTGACATGGGTGGCTCACCTCGGGCCTTGGACCGCCACTGGACATCCTTCCTGAAGCTGCGGCTCAACTGCTCTGTCCCTGGGGACTCTACCTTCTATTTTGACGTCTTACAGGCCTTGACTGGGCCTGTGAACTTGTATGGCCACTCTGCTGTCTTTGGGGTCTTTACCACCCAGACCAATAG CATCCCTGGCTCTGCGGTCTGCGCCTTCTACCTGGATGATATTGAGCGTGGGTTTGAGGGCAAGTTCAAGGAGCAGAGGAGTCTGGATGGGGCCTGGACCCCTGTGTCTGAGGACAGGGTCCCCTCCCCCAG GCCAGGATCCTGTGCAGGAGTAGGTGTAGCTGCCTTGTTCCCCTCTTCTCGAGACCTCCCTGATGATGTCCTGACCTTCATCAAGGCTCACCCACTCCTGGACCCTGCCGTGCCACCTGCCACCCATCAACCTCTGCTCACCCTCACCAGCAG GGCCCTACTGACCCAAGTAGCTGTGGATGGCATGGCTGGTCCCTACAGTAATACTACAGTCCTGTTCCTCGGCTCCAATGATGGGACAGTGCTGAAGGTGCTGCCCCCAGGAGGGCAATCTGGGGGCCAGGAGCCCATTCTGTTGGAAGAGATTGATGCCTACAGCCCCTCCAG GTGCAGTGGGAAGCGGGCAGCCCAAACTGCAAGGCGGGTCATAGGGCTGGAGCTGGACACTGAAGGTCACAGGCTGTTTGTGGCTTTCTCTGGCTGCATCATCTACCTCCCTCTTAGTCGGTGTGCCAGGCATGGAGCCTGTCGGAG GAGCTGTCTGGCTTCTCAGGACCCATACTGTGGATGGGATAGCTCCAGAGGCTGTGTGGATATCAGGGGACCTGGTGG GACTGATGTGGATCCAGCTGGGAACCAGGAATCCATGGAGCATGATGACTGCCAAG ATGGAGCTACTGGGAGTCAGTCTGGCACAGGGGATTCTGCTTATG TGCTTCTGGGTCCTGGCCCTTCCCCTGAGACCCCCAGCCCCCCAAGTGATGCCCACCCCCGGCCCCAGTCTTCCACCCTTGGAGCTCACACTCAGG GCGTGCGCCGGGATctgcccccagcctcagcctcccgCTCCGTCCCCATCCCACTTCTTCTGGCCTGTGTGGCTGCAGCCTTCGCCTTGGGCGCCTCGGTCTCTGGCCTCCTGGTCTCCTGCGCTTGTCGCCGCGCCCACCGACGTCGGAGCAAAGACATCGAGACTCCGGGGCTCCCGCGCCCTCTCTCCCTTCGCAGCTTAGCCCGGCTGCACGGGGCGGGCCCGGAGCCGCCACCACCGTCCAAGGACGGAGACGGGGCGCAGACGCCCCAGCTCTACAccaccttcctgcctcctcccgaGGCCGTGCCCTCGCCAGAGctggcctgcctgcccaccccggAGTCCACGCCGGAGCTGCCGGTCAAGCACCTCCGCCACGCCGGGGGTCCCTGGGAGTGGAACCAGAATGGGAACAACGCCAAGGAGGACCGGCGCTGCGCCCGGGGCGGGAATGCTGCGGGCGGACCGGCGCCGCGCGTGCTGGTgaggccgccgccgcccggcTGTCCCGGGCAGGCCGTGGAGGTCACCACCCTGGAGGAACTGCTGCGCTACCTGCACGGCCCGCAGCCGCCCAGGAAGGAGGCCGAGTCCCCGGCCGCGGCCCCTTTCACCTCGCGGGCGCTCCCGCCCgagcctgcccccacccccacccccacccccaccccctttgcGGGCTCCAGCCTGCTTCCGCGTGACTGTGCCCCGCCTCGGAGGCTGGACGTGCCCCCGGAGGGCAAGTGCCCGGCCCCCGCCGCCCGGCCTGCGCTCTCCGCCCCGGCTCCGCGGCTCGGGGTCGGCGGCAGCCGGAGGTTGCCCTTCTCCACGCACCGCGCCCCCCCCGCGCTGCTCACCCGAGTCCCCTCCGGAGGCCCCTCCAGGTACTCCGGGGGTGCCGGGAGACACCTCTTGTACCTGGGCCGGCCGGAGGGGTGCCGAGGCCGCGCCCTGAAGAGGGTGGACGTCGAGAAGTGCCAGGTGCCCTCTAAGCCTGCCCTCGTCGGACCCTCTTCCCAGCAGGCCGTCCCTAACGGCAgccattttaacttttaa
- the SEMA6C gene encoding semaphorin-6C isoform X2: MPRAPHFMPLLLLLLLLSLPHTQAAFPQDPLPLLTSDLQGISPLSWFRGLEDDAVVAELGLDFQRFLTLNRTLLVAARDHVFSFDLQFQEEEEGLVPNKYLTWRSQDMENCAVRGKLTDECYNYIRVLVPWDSQTLLACGTNSFSPMCRSYGITSLQQEGEELSGQARCPFDATQSNVAVFAEGSLYSATAADFQASDAVVYRSLGPQPPLRSAKYDSKWLREPHFVHALEHGEHVYFFFREVSVEDARLGRVQFSRVARVCKRDMGGSPRALDRHWTSFLKLRLNCSVPGDSTFYFDVLQALTGPVNLYGHSAVFGVFTTQTNSIPGSAVCAFYLDDIERGFEGKFKEQRSLDGAWTPVSEDRVPSPRPGSCAGVGVAALFPSSRDLPDDVLTFIKAHPLLDPAVPPATHQPLLTLTSRALLTQVAVDGMAGPYSNTTVLFLGSNDGTVLKVLPPGGQSGGQEPILLEEIDAYSPSRCSGKRAAQTARRVIGLELDTEGHRLFVAFSGCIIYLPLSRCARHGACRRSCLASQDPYCGWDSSRGCVDIRGPGGTDVDPAGNQESMEHDDCQDGATGSQSGTGDSAYVLLGPGPSPETPSPPSDAHPRPQSSTLGAHTQGVRRDLPPASASRSVPIPLLLACVAAAFALGASVSGLLVSCACRRAHRRRSKDIETPGLPRPLSLRSLARLHGAGPEPPPPSKDGDGAQTPQLYTTFLPPPEAVPSPELACLPTPESTPELPVKHLRHAGGPWEWNQNGNNAKEDRRCARGGNAAGGPAPRVLVRPPPPGCPGQAVEVTTLEELLRYLHGPQPPRKEAESPAAAPFTSRALPPEPAPTPTPTPTPFAGSSLLPRDCAPPRRLDVPPEGKCPAPAARPALSAPAPRLGVGGSRRLPFSTHRAPPALLTRVPSGGPSRYSGGAGRHLLYLGRPEGCRGRALKRVDVEKCQVPSKPALVGPSSQQAVPNGSHFNF, from the exons ATGCCCCGTGCCCCTCACTTCATGCCcttgctgctactgctgctgctgctctcacTGCCCCACACCCAGGCTGCCTTTCCCCAggaccccctccctctgctgaccTCTGACCTGCAAG GTATTTCCCCATTATCCTGGTTCCGGGGCCTGGAGGATGATGCTGTGGTTGCAGAACTTGGGCTGGACTTTCAGAGATTCTTGACCTTGAACCGGACCTTGCTAGTGGCTGCCCG GGATCACGTTTTCTCCTTTGATCTTCAATTccaagaagaagaggaggggCTAGTGCCCAACAAG TATCTAACATGGaggagccaagacatggagaacTGTGCCGTGCGGGGGAAGCTGACG GACGAGTGCTACAACTACATTCGTGTCCTTGTTCCCTGGGACTCCCAGACACTCCTTGCCTGTGGAACGAACTCCTTCAGCCCTATGTGCCGCAGCTATGGG ATAACTTCGCTGCAGCAGGAGGGTGAGGAGCTGAGTGGGCAGGCTCGATGCCCCTTTGATGCCACCCAGTCCAATGTGGCCGTCTTTGCAG AGGGCAGCCTGTACTCAGCCACAGCTGCGGATTTCCAGGCCAGTGATGCTGTGGTTTACAGAAGCCTTGGGCCTCAGCCCCCACTCCGCTCCGCCAAGTACGACTCCAAGTGGCTCCGAG AGCCACACTTTGTCCATGCTTTGGAGCATGGAGAACATGTCTACTTCTTCTTCCGAGAGGTGTCTGTGGAGGACGCCCGCCTAGGGAGG GTGCAGTTCTCACGTGTGGCCCGTGTGTGTAAGCGTGACATGGGTGGCTCACCTCGGGCCTTGGACCGCCACTGGACATCCTTCCTGAAGCTGCGGCTCAACTGCTCTGTCCCTGGGGACTCTACCTTCTATTTTGACGTCTTACAGGCCTTGACTGGGCCTGTGAACTTGTATGGCCACTCTGCTGTCTTTGGGGTCTTTACCACCCAGACCAATAG CATCCCTGGCTCTGCGGTCTGCGCCTTCTACCTGGATGATATTGAGCGTGGGTTTGAGGGCAAGTTCAAGGAGCAGAGGAGTCTGGATGGGGCCTGGACCCCTGTGTCTGAGGACAGGGTCCCCTCCCCCAG GCCAGGATCCTGTGCAGGAGTAGGTGTAGCTGCCTTGTTCCCCTCTTCTCGAGACCTCCCTGATGATGTCCTGACCTTCATCAAGGCTCACCCACTCCTGGACCCTGCCGTGCCACCTGCCACCCATCAACCTCTGCTCACCCTCACCAGCAG GGCCCTACTGACCCAAGTAGCTGTGGATGGCATGGCTGGTCCCTACAGTAATACTACAGTCCTGTTCCTCGGCTCCAATGATGGGACAGTGCTGAAGGTGCTGCCCCCAGGAGGGCAATCTGGGGGCCAGGAGCCCATTCTGTTGGAAGAGATTGATGCCTACAGCCCCTCCAG GTGCAGTGGGAAGCGGGCAGCCCAAACTGCAAGGCGGGTCATAGGGCTGGAGCTGGACACTGAAGGTCACAGGCTGTTTGTGGCTTTCTCTGGCTGCATCATCTACCTCCCTCTTAGTCGGTGTGCCAGGCATGGAGCCTGTCGGAG GAGCTGTCTGGCTTCTCAGGACCCATACTGTGGATGGGATAGCTCCAGAGGCTGTGTGGATATCAGGGGACCTGGTGG GACTGATGTGGATCCAGCTGGGAACCAGGAATCCATGGAGCATGATGACTGCCAAG ATGGAGCTACTGGGAGTCAGTCTGGCACAGGGGATTCTGCTTATG TGCTTCTGGGTCCTGGCCCTTCCCCTGAGACCCCCAGCCCCCCAAGTGATGCCCACCCCCGGCCCCAGTCTTCCACCCTTGGAGCTCACACTCAGG GCGTGCGCCGGGATctgcccccagcctcagcctcccgCTCCGTCCCCATCCCACTTCTTCTGGCCTGTGTGGCTGCAGCCTTCGCCTTGGGCGCCTCGGTCTCTGGCCTCCTGGTCTCCTGCGCTTGTCGCCGCGCCCACCGACGTCGGAGCAAAGACATCGAGACTCCGGGGCTCCCGCGCCCTCTCTCCCTTCGCAGCTTAGCCCGGCTGCACGGGGCGGGCCCGGAGCCGCCACCACCGTCCAAGGACGGAGACGGGGCGCAGACGCCCCAGCTCTACAccaccttcctgcctcctcccgaGGCCGTGCCCTCGCCAGAGctggcctgcctgcccaccccggAGTCCACGCCGGAGCTGCCGGTCAAGCACCTCCGCCACGCCGGGGGTCCCTGGGAGTGGAACCAGAATGGGAACAACGCCAAGGAGGACCGGCGCTGCGCCCGGGGCGGGAATGCTGCGGGCGGACCGGCGCCGCGCGTGCTGGTgaggccgccgccgcccggcTGTCCCGGGCAGGCCGTGGAGGTCACCACCCTGGAGGAACTGCTGCGCTACCTGCACGGCCCGCAGCCGCCCAGGAAGGAGGCCGAGTCCCCGGCCGCGGCCCCTTTCACCTCGCGGGCGCTCCCGCCCgagcctgcccccacccccacccccacccccaccccctttgcGGGCTCCAGCCTGCTTCCGCGTGACTGTGCCCCGCCTCGGAGGCTGGACGTGCCCCCGGAGGGCAAGTGCCCGGCCCCCGCCGCCCGGCCTGCGCTCTCCGCCCCGGCTCCGCGGCTCGGGGTCGGCGGCAGCCGGAGGTTGCCCTTCTCCACGCACCGCGCCCCCCCCGCGCTGCTCACCCGAGTCCCCTCCGGAGGCCCCTCCAGGTACTCCGGGGGTGCCGGGAGACACCTCTTGTACCTGGGCCGGCCGGAGGGGTGCCGAGGCCGCGCCCTGAAGAGGGTGGACGTCGAGAAGTGCCAGGTGCCCTCTAAGCCTGCCCTCGTCGGACCCTCTTCCCAGCAGGCCGTCCCTAACGGCAgccattttaacttttaa
- the SEMA6C gene encoding semaphorin-6C isoform X1 produces the protein MGISPLSWFRGLEDDAVVAELGLDFQRFLTLNRTLLVAARDHVFSFDLQFQEEEEGLVPNKYLTWRSQDMENCAVRGKLTDECYNYIRVLVPWDSQTLLACGTNSFSPMCRSYGITSLQQEGEELSGQARCPFDATQSNVAVFAEGSLYSATAADFQASDAVVYRSLGPQPPLRSAKYDSKWLREPHFVHALEHGEHVYFFFREVSVEDARLGRVQFSRVARVCKRDMGGSPRALDRHWTSFLKLRLNCSVPGDSTFYFDVLQALTGPVNLYGHSAVFGVFTTQTNSIPGSAVCAFYLDDIERGFEGKFKEQRSLDGAWTPVSEDRVPSPRPGSCAGVGVAALFPSSRDLPDDVLTFIKAHPLLDPAVPPATHQPLLTLTSRALLTQVAVDGMAGPYSNTTVLFLGSNDGTVLKVLPPGGQSGGQEPILLEEIDAYSPSRCSGKRAAQTARRVIGLELDTEGHRLFVAFSGCIIYLPLSRCARHGACRRSCLASQDPYCGWDSSRGCVDIRGPGGTDVDPAGNQESMEHDDCQDGATGSQSGTGDSAYVLLGPGPSPETPSPPSDAHPRPQSSTLGAHTQGVRRDLPPASASRSVPIPLLLACVAAAFALGASVSGLLVSCACRRAHRRRSKDIETPGLPRPLSLRSLARLHGAGPEPPPPSKDGDGAQTPQLYTTFLPPPEAVPSPELACLPTPESTPELPVKHLRHAGGPWEWNQNGNNAKEDRRCARGGNAAGGPAPRVLVRPPPPGCPGQAVEVTTLEELLRYLHGPQPPRKEAESPAAAPFTSRALPPEPAPTPTPTPTPFAGSSLLPRDCAPPRRLDVPPEGKCPAPAARPALSAPAPRLGVGGSRRLPFSTHRAPPALLTRVPSGGPSRYSGGAGRHLLYLGRPEGCRGRALKRVDVEKCQVPSKPALVGPSSQQAVPNGSHFNF, from the exons ATGG GTATTTCCCCATTATCCTGGTTCCGGGGCCTGGAGGATGATGCTGTGGTTGCAGAACTTGGGCTGGACTTTCAGAGATTCTTGACCTTGAACCGGACCTTGCTAGTGGCTGCCCG GGATCACGTTTTCTCCTTTGATCTTCAATTccaagaagaagaggaggggCTAGTGCCCAACAAG TATCTAACATGGaggagccaagacatggagaacTGTGCCGTGCGGGGGAAGCTGACG GACGAGTGCTACAACTACATTCGTGTCCTTGTTCCCTGGGACTCCCAGACACTCCTTGCCTGTGGAACGAACTCCTTCAGCCCTATGTGCCGCAGCTATGGG ATAACTTCGCTGCAGCAGGAGGGTGAGGAGCTGAGTGGGCAGGCTCGATGCCCCTTTGATGCCACCCAGTCCAATGTGGCCGTCTTTGCAG AGGGCAGCCTGTACTCAGCCACAGCTGCGGATTTCCAGGCCAGTGATGCTGTGGTTTACAGAAGCCTTGGGCCTCAGCCCCCACTCCGCTCCGCCAAGTACGACTCCAAGTGGCTCCGAG AGCCACACTTTGTCCATGCTTTGGAGCATGGAGAACATGTCTACTTCTTCTTCCGAGAGGTGTCTGTGGAGGACGCCCGCCTAGGGAGG GTGCAGTTCTCACGTGTGGCCCGTGTGTGTAAGCGTGACATGGGTGGCTCACCTCGGGCCTTGGACCGCCACTGGACATCCTTCCTGAAGCTGCGGCTCAACTGCTCTGTCCCTGGGGACTCTACCTTCTATTTTGACGTCTTACAGGCCTTGACTGGGCCTGTGAACTTGTATGGCCACTCTGCTGTCTTTGGGGTCTTTACCACCCAGACCAATAG CATCCCTGGCTCTGCGGTCTGCGCCTTCTACCTGGATGATATTGAGCGTGGGTTTGAGGGCAAGTTCAAGGAGCAGAGGAGTCTGGATGGGGCCTGGACCCCTGTGTCTGAGGACAGGGTCCCCTCCCCCAG GCCAGGATCCTGTGCAGGAGTAGGTGTAGCTGCCTTGTTCCCCTCTTCTCGAGACCTCCCTGATGATGTCCTGACCTTCATCAAGGCTCACCCACTCCTGGACCCTGCCGTGCCACCTGCCACCCATCAACCTCTGCTCACCCTCACCAGCAG GGCCCTACTGACCCAAGTAGCTGTGGATGGCATGGCTGGTCCCTACAGTAATACTACAGTCCTGTTCCTCGGCTCCAATGATGGGACAGTGCTGAAGGTGCTGCCCCCAGGAGGGCAATCTGGGGGCCAGGAGCCCATTCTGTTGGAAGAGATTGATGCCTACAGCCCCTCCAG GTGCAGTGGGAAGCGGGCAGCCCAAACTGCAAGGCGGGTCATAGGGCTGGAGCTGGACACTGAAGGTCACAGGCTGTTTGTGGCTTTCTCTGGCTGCATCATCTACCTCCCTCTTAGTCGGTGTGCCAGGCATGGAGCCTGTCGGAG GAGCTGTCTGGCTTCTCAGGACCCATACTGTGGATGGGATAGCTCCAGAGGCTGTGTGGATATCAGGGGACCTGGTGG GACTGATGTGGATCCAGCTGGGAACCAGGAATCCATGGAGCATGATGACTGCCAAG ATGGAGCTACTGGGAGTCAGTCTGGCACAGGGGATTCTGCTTATG TGCTTCTGGGTCCTGGCCCTTCCCCTGAGACCCCCAGCCCCCCAAGTGATGCCCACCCCCGGCCCCAGTCTTCCACCCTTGGAGCTCACACTCAGG GCGTGCGCCGGGATctgcccccagcctcagcctcccgCTCCGTCCCCATCCCACTTCTTCTGGCCTGTGTGGCTGCAGCCTTCGCCTTGGGCGCCTCGGTCTCTGGCCTCCTGGTCTCCTGCGCTTGTCGCCGCGCCCACCGACGTCGGAGCAAAGACATCGAGACTCCGGGGCTCCCGCGCCCTCTCTCCCTTCGCAGCTTAGCCCGGCTGCACGGGGCGGGCCCGGAGCCGCCACCACCGTCCAAGGACGGAGACGGGGCGCAGACGCCCCAGCTCTACAccaccttcctgcctcctcccgaGGCCGTGCCCTCGCCAGAGctggcctgcctgcccaccccggAGTCCACGCCGGAGCTGCCGGTCAAGCACCTCCGCCACGCCGGGGGTCCCTGGGAGTGGAACCAGAATGGGAACAACGCCAAGGAGGACCGGCGCTGCGCCCGGGGCGGGAATGCTGCGGGCGGACCGGCGCCGCGCGTGCTGGTgaggccgccgccgcccggcTGTCCCGGGCAGGCCGTGGAGGTCACCACCCTGGAGGAACTGCTGCGCTACCTGCACGGCCCGCAGCCGCCCAGGAAGGAGGCCGAGTCCCCGGCCGCGGCCCCTTTCACCTCGCGGGCGCTCCCGCCCgagcctgcccccacccccacccccacccccaccccctttgcGGGCTCCAGCCTGCTTCCGCGTGACTGTGCCCCGCCTCGGAGGCTGGACGTGCCCCCGGAGGGCAAGTGCCCGGCCCCCGCCGCCCGGCCTGCGCTCTCCGCCCCGGCTCCGCGGCTCGGGGTCGGCGGCAGCCGGAGGTTGCCCTTCTCCACGCACCGCGCCCCCCCCGCGCTGCTCACCCGAGTCCCCTCCGGAGGCCCCTCCAGGTACTCCGGGGGTGCCGGGAGACACCTCTTGTACCTGGGCCGGCCGGAGGGGTGCCGAGGCCGCGCCCTGAAGAGGGTGGACGTCGAGAAGTGCCAGGTGCCCTCTAAGCCTGCCCTCGTCGGACCCTCTTCCCAGCAGGCCGTCCCTAACGGCAgccattttaacttttaa